aatttcagttttttttttaatttttgttaaatctggtcaaactacttatttaagaagtattagtgttactaaataattattcaagaatattagtgttactaaataattattttagtttttttgaattttggtcaaatctggtcaaactagggtcaaactgtggtcaaactacttattcaagaaatattagtgttactaaataattattttagtttttttgaattttggtcaaatctggtcaaactagggtcaaactgtggtcaaactacttattcaagaaatattagtgttactaaataattattgtttgtTAGAACagtagtttcaaactcaaacagtgaaatgtgtgactacatgctcaagctaaattcccgagggttaataggattgacatctaactattgtcaggaaaacaacaagtgcagacttggaaacgaggaagaatagaacccggaagttaagcgtgctcaggctggagtagtgagaggatgggtgaccgttcgggaagttagatgatttggaatgatgaggggtgattagagatagtagtgagaggatgggtgaccattcgggaagttagatgatttgaaatgatgaggggtgattagagattaaaggttaaattgagcagtgatgaggagtgattagagattagaggttaaaataattcagaaatttaaaaataaaaaaatcaaaaaaaaaacATAAAATTTCCTTTCGTACCGGACTAAAGGTGGACATACAGGCAGCGGCCatgtggagggcctttagtcctgATTTGTATAAGAACAGAGACACAAATACACACGAAAGAAGACTGGTTCCATCACATTTATGTATTTGTTATGACCATCACGGAAGCAAATGAGAGAGGAACCAGTCAACCGGCCGGGTCAGTTTATCATCTCGGTAGTCCTCTGATCACATCCTCGTGAAGCAAAAGCTGGAAGTTGTTGGACGTAAACAAACTTGTACTTAGTACGTACTATTCTACTCTCGTTCTGCACGGCTTCTCTCCCAAAGAGGTTTGAATATGGGCGCCAAATCGGTCAAAAAGCCGCCCAATTGATTAGATCAGTCACATGCTTTGTTTTGCACGTCTTCCGCTTTCAGTTGTGCAATGCGATGGGCGTGCTTTAGTAATGGTACTGAATTACTACCATTACTAAGCAAATAAGAGAATGACCAGTCAATTGGCCGGGTCACTTTATCCTTGTGAAACAAAAGTGGGAAATTGTTGGAAGTGAACAACTTGAACTTAGCACATGTTGCATTCTGGAATTCTGGCAGCCAGAATGCTATTGATCAGAAAGCTACCCAATTGATCAGATCAGTCACATGAGTTCTTCTGGCACTCATCACGCTGCTTTCAGCTGTGCAATGCGATAGGTGTGCTTGTCTGTTACCCACCATATATACTTTATCCGTTGCTCGGGAGAAGAGATGTACGTACCAACCCTTTTGATTCGCCATGGCCGCCTTCCgcctcctcttcctcgtccttTCCTGCGTCGCCGCTGGCTGCAACAGTGTTGTCGCTGTCGCGGTCGACGACCAGCCGCTGCCGCAGCAGGAGTTCTGCAtggcgtcgtcttcttcttcgtGCCCGGAAGCTGCCGTCGACGCTGAGCCGCTCAAGGAGGAGACCAGCGTGATGTACAAGGAGAAGGCCAGCTCGTTCTTCAGACATGATGGTCGCACCATCAAGGTCGACTTCGTACTCCCCGCCAGCAACAGCATAGCCGCCGCTGGGGACGAGGACCTGCAGCTGCGGCAGGAAGCCATGGCGCAGGCCATTACGGTCCTCTCCCGCTACAGCCCAGAGACCACCGACCAACAGACGCTCAAGCGGGCGATGGGGGTGGTGAACCTCGAGGCTCAGCGGTGGAAGCCCATCTTCAGGGCCGTCAACAGGGTGCTGGAGAGCGGCGCCGACGATCGCACCAAGGAGGAGGCGTTCGCCCAGGCCAGGGTGCAGCTCAACCGCGACCTCGGCCAAGAAGGTCCCAACGCCCTCAAGCTCGACTTCCGCTTTCTGTGACATGCATCGCCAATTCGCCACCTCTGCCTTAATTTCTCTTTCGGCCTTAGCGCGCCCTAGATCTCTGTGGTGTTGTTAGTCGTGGGACGCTCCCGTCCGTGCGCTGCGGCTTGTCGCAGTTGTCGGAGCTCCACCATTATTTTCCTTGGAGTTCGTTCGTCATTGTGTTTGCATTTCTTAGTCAGCGAGGTGGTTATTTTCTTACTCTATTTGTTGTCCCTGTCTTTTCCATGAGTAGCAACCATGCATGTCTGATTGGTTTACTACTTCATAAAGAATTTAACTAAAACTAGAAGAACCCCCGTGCGTTGTAACGGGTCCACATTAACTTAAAGAGTTCAATAttaatattctcatacatatCAAGTTACATTGGCGACCTTTTTACCATCAATTCCTCACACACACTCTCTTCCTCCATCTTCctcactctctctccccctctccatctctctctctctctctctctctctctctctctctctgtagcacacaca
This is a stretch of genomic DNA from Triticum urartu cultivar G1812 unplaced genomic scaffold, Tu2.1 TuUngrouped_contig_5654, whole genome shotgun sequence. It encodes these proteins:
- the LOC125529514 gene encoding uncharacterized protein LOC125529514 gives rise to the protein MAAFRLLFLVLSCVAAGCNSVVAVAVDDQPLPQQEFCMASSSSSCPEAAVDAEPLKEETSVMYKEKASSFFRHDGRTIKVDFVLPASNSIAAAGDEDLQLRQEAMAQAITVLSRYSPETTDQQTLKRAMGVVNLEAQRWKPIFRAVNRVLESGADDRTKEEAFAQARVQLNRDLGQEGPNALKLDFRFL